From the Musa acuminata AAA Group cultivar baxijiao chromosome BXJ1-2, Cavendish_Baxijiao_AAA, whole genome shotgun sequence genome, one window contains:
- the LOC135596540 gene encoding peroxisomal 2,4-dienoyl-CoA reductase [(3E)-enoyl-CoA-producing]-like produces the protein MESPFKADILKGKVAVVTGGGSGIGLEISTQFGRHGAAVAIMGRRRQVLDAAVAALRSEGIRAIGLEGDVRKQEDAARVLEETTTHFGKLDILVNGAAGNFLVSPEDLSPNGFRTVIDIDSVGTFTMCHEALKHLKKGGRGEGPSTGGLILNISATLHYTAAWYQIHASAAKAAVDSITRSLALEWGTDYDIRVNGIAPGPIGDTPGMRKLAPGEMQSKSREYRPLYKLGERWDIAMAALYLASDAGKYINGTTMVVDGGLWLSHPRHIGKEEVKKLSKVVEMKSRKSPAAFPASKL, from the exons atggaGTCTCCCTTCAAGGCGGATATCCTGAAGGGGAAGGTGGCGGTCGTAACGGGAGGCGGTTCCGGGATCGGCTTGGAGATCTCCACCCAGTTTGGGAGGCATGGCGCCGCTGTCGCCATCATGGGTCGTCGCCGCCAGGTCCTCGACGCGGCCGTCGCCGCCCTCCGGTCGGAGGGGATCCGG GCAATTGGGCTTGAGGGAGATGTTCGTAAGCAGGAAGATGCAGCCAGGGTTCTGGAAGAAACAACTACGCATTTTGGAAAACTTGATATTCTTGTAAATGGGGCAGCAGGCAATTTTCTTGTGTCACCAGAAGATTTATCACCAAATGGTTTTAGAACAG TGATAGACATTGATTCAGTAGGCACATTCACTATGTGTCACGAAGCCCTAAAGCATCTGAAGAAGGGAGGACGAGGAGAAGGTCCATCTACAGGTGGCCTTATATTAAACATAAGTGCAACTTTGCACTACACAGCTGCTTGGTACCAGATCCATGCATCGGCAGCCAAG GCAGCAGTCGACAGTATCACAAGGTCTTTAGCCCTAGAATGGGGAACTGACTATGATATAAGGGTCAATGGTATTGCACCAGGACCAATAGGAGACACTCCTGGAATGAGGAAGCTTGCACCAGGAGAAATGCAGAGTAAGTCTAGGGAATACAGGCCTCTGTATAAGCTGGGGGAGAGATGGGATATCGCAATGGCTGCACTATATTTGGCTTCTGATGCAG GTAAATACATCAACGGGACTACGATGGTTGTTGATGGAGGACTTTGGCTGAGCCATCCGCGGCACATTGGGAAGGAAGAAGTGAAAAAGTTATCAAAGGTCGTAGAGATGAAGTCGAGGAAGTCACCTGCTGCTTTTCCAGCCAGCAAGCTGTAG